AGGTGGGCCGAGCACCTTCCAGCCTGACGAGGTACAAGTGGGCGGCGCTCGCCGTCCTGGCCCTCGCCCAGCTCATGGTGGTGCTCGACACGACGATCGTGAACGTGGCCCTGCCGTCCATCCAGCGGGCCCTTCACTTCTCGTCGGCCGCCAGCCTCCAGTGGGTCGTCAACGCCTACATCCTGGCTTTCGGAGGCTTCCTCCTGCTCGGCGGGCGGGTCGCCGACCGATATGGCCGCCGCCGCGTCTTCGTCGGAGGCGTCATCCTCTTCGTGGTCGGCAGCCTGGCGGGTGGCCTGGCCAACTCATCGGGTCTCCTCGTCGCGGCGCGGGCCGTCCAGGGCCTCGGAGGCGCCTTCATGGCGCCGGCGGCGCTGAGCCTGGTAACGGTGATCTTCACCGAGGGCGAGGAGCGCAACCGGGCCCTCGGGGTGTGGGCTGCCATCGCCGGGACCGGCGCCGCCATCGGCCTCCTGCTCGGCGGGGTGCTCACCAGCGGGCTGTCGTGGCGGTGGGTGTTCTTCGTCAACATCCCAATCGGTGTCTTCGCCGCGCTGGCGACCTTTCGCCTGATGGGCGAGAGCCGTGATCCCGTGGCCGGTGGCTTCGACGTCGCCGGGGCGGTGTCGGCGACCGCGGGTCTCGGAACGCTCGTCTTCGCGCTCGTCCGGGCGAACGTGTGGGGTTGGGGGTCGCCGACCACCCTGAGCGTCTTCGCGCTCGCTGCGGTCCTCCTGACCACCTTCGTCGTGCTCCAGCTCCGGCGCCGCAATCCGCTGGTGCCGCTGCGGCTGTTCCGGAGCAGGATCCTCGTCGGCGCCGACCTGGGCATGCTCCTGGCCGGAGCCGGGCTGTTCGGCATGTTCTTCTTCCTGACCCTTTACAT
The window above is part of the Acidimicrobiales bacterium genome. Proteins encoded here:
- a CDS encoding MFS transporter, coding for MTTTTAEVGRAPSSLTRYKWAALAVLALAQLMVVLDTTIVNVALPSIQRALHFSSAASLQWVVNAYILAFGGFLLLGGRVADRYGRRRVFVGGVILFVVGSLAGGLANSSGLLVAARAVQGLGGAFMAPAALSLVTVIFTEGEERNRALGVWAAIAGTGAAIGLLLGGVLTSGLSWRWVFFVNIPIGVFAALATFRLMGESRDPVAGGFDVAGAVSATAGLGTLVFALVRANVWGWGSPTTLSVFALAAVLLTTFVVLQLRRRNPLVPLRLFRSRILVGADLGMLLAGAGLFGMFFFLTLYMQDVLHYSALKTGLGFLPISAVIITSAAIGSRILGRVGARPILVTGFTLAATGLALLVRLSPTTGYVDVVLPSILLIGAGMGAAFVTMTSSAVAGVPREDAGVASALLNASQQIGGSLGLAVLTAVATARFDAVRPIHPTPASVASATTSSWVWGFVVAAVLLLAAAVVAGILVRVRRQDLAPDEPVGGENEMAEAPVLAELELTSASTDVSLVDGERSRTDAGAGPTW